Proteins found in one Bacillus subtilis subsp. subtilis str. 168 genomic segment:
- the dppD gene encoding dipeptide ABC transporter (ATP-binding subunit) (Evidence 1a: Function from experimental evidences in the studied strain; PubMedId: 7536291; Product type t : transporter), whose translation MEKVLSVQNLHVSFTTYGGTVQAVRGVSFDLYKGETFAIVGESGCGKSVTSQSIMGLLPPYSAKVTDGRILFKNKDLCRLSDKEMRGIRGADISMIFQDPMTALNPTLTVGDQLGEALLRHKKMSKKAARKEVLSMLSLVGIPDPGERLKQYPHQFSGGMRQRIVIAMALICEPDILIADEPTTALDVTIQAQILELFKEIQRKTDVSVILITHDLGVVAQVADRVAVMYAGKMAEIGTRKDIFYQPQHPYTKGLLGSVPRLDLNGAELTPIDGTPPDLFSPPPGCPFAARCPNRMVVCDRVYPGQTIRSDSHTVNCWLQDQRAEHAVLSGDAKD comes from the coding sequence ATGGAAAAAGTTCTGTCAGTCCAAAATCTGCACGTGTCTTTTACGACTTACGGCGGGACGGTTCAGGCGGTCAGAGGGGTGAGCTTTGATTTGTATAAAGGAGAAACCTTTGCGATCGTCGGCGAATCCGGCTGCGGCAAAAGCGTTACCTCCCAAAGCATCATGGGCCTGCTTCCGCCTTATTCGGCGAAGGTGACAGACGGCAGGATTCTATTTAAAAACAAAGACCTTTGCCGTCTCTCTGACAAAGAAATGAGAGGTATAAGGGGAGCCGACATTTCTATGATTTTTCAAGACCCGATGACGGCGTTAAACCCTACGCTGACTGTCGGCGACCAGCTGGGGGAAGCGCTATTGCGCCACAAAAAAATGAGCAAAAAAGCGGCACGGAAAGAGGTGCTTTCCATGCTGTCATTGGTTGGTATTCCAGATCCCGGAGAGCGCCTAAAGCAATATCCCCACCAATTCAGCGGCGGTATGAGACAGCGGATTGTCATTGCGATGGCGCTGATTTGCGAGCCTGATATCTTAATTGCGGATGAACCGACCACCGCCCTGGATGTAACCATTCAGGCACAGATTTTAGAGCTGTTTAAAGAGATTCAGAGAAAAACGGATGTGTCTGTCATTCTGATTACGCACGATTTAGGGGTTGTTGCCCAGGTAGCTGACAGAGTCGCAGTCATGTATGCCGGGAAAATGGCGGAAATCGGCACAAGAAAAGATATTTTTTATCAGCCGCAGCACCCATATACAAAAGGCCTGCTGGGCTCTGTCCCGCGGCTGGATTTAAATGGCGCTGAGCTGACCCCGATTGACGGAACGCCGCCGGATTTATTTTCGCCTCCGCCGGGCTGCCCGTTTGCCGCCCGCTGTCCGAACAGGATGGTTGTGTGTGACAGGGTGTACCCGGGCCAGACGATCAGATCTGACTCGCACACCGTCAACTGCTGGCTGCAGGATCAACGAGCAGAGCATGCGGTGCTGTCAGGAGATGCGAAGGATTGA
- the dppE gene encoding dipeptide ABC transporter (dipeptide-binding lipoprotein) (Evidence 1a: Function from experimental evidences in the studied strain; PubMedId: 7783641, 8793880, 11390694; Product type lp: lipoprotein): MKRGKRMKRVKKLWGMGLALGLSFALMGCTANEQAGKEGSHDKAKTSGEKVLYVNNENEPTSFDPPIGFNNVSWQPLNNIMEGLTRLGKDHEPEPAMAEKWSVSKDNKTYTFTIRENAKWTNGDPVTAGDFEYAWKRMLDPKKGASSAFLGYFIEGGEAYNSGKGKKDDVKVTAKDDRTLEVTLEAPQKYFLSVVSNPAYFPVNEKVDKDNPKWFAESDTFVGNGPFKLTEWKHDDSITMEKSDTYWDKDTVKLDKVKWAMVSDRNTDYQMFQSGELDTAYVPAELSDQLLDQDNVNIVDQAGLYFYRFNVNMEPFQNENIRKAFAMAVDQEEIVKYVTKNNEKPAHAFVSPGFTQPDGKDFREAGGDLIKPNESKAKQLLEKGMKEENYNKLPAITLTYSTKPEHKKIAEAIQQKLKNSLGVDVKLANMEWNVFLEDQKALKFQFSQSSFLPDYADPISFLEAFQTGNSMNRTGWANKEYDQLIKQAKNEADEKTRFSLMHQAEELLINEAPIIPVYFYNQVHLQNEQVKGIVRHPVGYIDLKWADKN; the protein is encoded by the coding sequence ATGAAAAGGGGGAAGAGGATGAAACGAGTGAAAAAGCTATGGGGCATGGGTCTTGCATTAGGACTTTCGTTTGCGCTGATGGGGTGCACAGCAAATGAACAGGCCGGAAAAGAAGGCAGTCATGATAAGGCAAAAACCAGCGGAGAAAAGGTGCTGTATGTAAATAATGAAAATGAACCGACTTCATTCGATCCGCCGATCGGCTTTAATAATGTGTCATGGCAGCCGTTAAATAACATCATGGAGGGGCTGACGCGTCTTGGCAAAGATCATGAGCCCGAGCCGGCAATGGCGGAGAAATGGTCTGTTTCGAAAGATAATAAAACTTACACATTTACGATTCGGGAAAATGCGAAATGGACAAACGGAGATCCTGTAACAGCCGGAGACTTCGAATACGCGTGGAAGCGGATGCTTGATCCGAAAAAAGGCGCTTCATCGGCATTCCTAGGTTATTTTATTGAAGGCGGCGAAGCATATAACAGCGGGAAAGGGAAAAAAGACGATGTGAAGGTGACGGCAAAGGATGATCGAACCCTTGAAGTTACACTGGAAGCACCGCAAAAATATTTCCTGAGCGTTGTGTCCAATCCCGCGTATTTCCCGGTAAATGAAAAGGTCGATAAAGACAATCCAAAGTGGTTTGCTGAGTCGGATACATTTGTCGGAAACGGCCCGTTTAAGCTGACGGAATGGAAGCATGATGACAGCATCACAATGGAGAAAAGCGACACGTATTGGGATAAGGATACAGTGAAGCTTGATAAGGTGAAATGGGCGATGGTCAGTGACAGAAATACAGATTACCAGATGTTTCAATCAGGGGAACTTGATACCGCTTATGTCCCTGCTGAGCTGAGTGATCAGCTGCTTGATCAGGATAACGTCAATATTGTTGACCAGGCGGGTCTCTATTTCTATCGATTTAATGTCAACATGGAGCCGTTCCAAAATGAAAACATCAGAAAAGCCTTTGCGATGGCTGTGGATCAAGAGGAAATTGTAAAGTACGTCACGAAAAATAATGAAAAACCGGCGCACGCCTTTGTATCGCCTGGGTTTACGCAGCCTGACGGCAAAGATTTCCGTGAAGCAGGCGGAGACCTGATCAAGCCTAACGAAAGCAAAGCGAAGCAGCTGCTCGAAAAGGGCATGAAGGAAGAAAACTATAATAAGCTTCCTGCGATCACGCTTACTTACAGCACAAAGCCGGAGCATAAAAAGATTGCCGAAGCTATTCAGCAAAAATTGAAAAATAGCCTTGGAGTCGATGTGAAGCTGGCCAATATGGAATGGAACGTATTTTTAGAGGATCAAAAAGCGCTGAAATTCCAATTCTCTCAAAGCTCATTTTTGCCTGATTATGCAGACCCTATCAGTTTTCTGGAAGCCTTTCAAACGGGAAATTCGATGAACCGCACAGGCTGGGCCAATAAAGAATACGATCAGCTGATCAAACAGGCGAAAAACGAAGCCGATGAAAAAACACGGTTCTCTCTTATGCATCAAGCTGAAGAGCTGCTCATCAATGAAGCGCCGATCATTCCGGTTTATTTTTATAATCAGGTTCACCTGCAAAATGAACAAGTAAAAGGAATTGTCCGTCACCCTGTCGGCTATATCGATTTAAAATGGGCAGATAAAAACTGA
- the ldcA gene encoding muropeptide L,D-carboxypeptidase (Evidence 2a: Function from experimental evidences in other organisms; PubMedId: 10428950, 15101989, 18535144, 20944232, 24123814; Product type e: enzyme) — protein sequence MKGVFSLNYKPKALNKGDTVGVIAPASPPDPKKLDTALLFLEELGLQVKLGKALKNQHGYLAGQDDERLADLHEMFRDDEVKAVLCACGGFGTGRIAAGIDFSLIRKHPKIFWGYSDITFLHTAIHQNTGLVTFHGPMLSTDIGLDDVHPLTKASYKQLFQETEFTYTEELSPLTELVPGKAEGELVGGNLSLLTSTLGTPFEIDTRGKLLFIEDIDEEPYQIDRMLNQLKMGGKLTDAAGILVCDFHNCVPVKREKSLSLEQVLEDYIISAGRPALRGFKIGHCSPSIAVPIGAKAAMNTAEKTAVIEAGVSEGALKT from the coding sequence ATGAAAGGAGTGTTTTCGTTGAATTACAAGCCGAAAGCGTTGAACAAGGGTGATACAGTCGGAGTGATCGCGCCCGCAAGTCCGCCGGATCCAAAAAAGCTTGACACCGCGCTTTTATTTTTAGAAGAGCTCGGTCTTCAGGTGAAGTTGGGCAAGGCGCTGAAAAACCAGCACGGCTATTTAGCGGGACAGGATGATGAGCGGCTGGCGGATCTCCATGAGATGTTCAGAGACGATGAGGTAAAAGCAGTGTTGTGCGCATGCGGGGGTTTTGGGACAGGACGTATCGCCGCGGGCATTGATTTCAGCTTGATCCGCAAACACCCTAAAATCTTTTGGGGATACAGCGATATTACGTTTTTACATACTGCCATTCATCAAAACACAGGTCTTGTCACTTTCCATGGCCCGATGCTCAGCACGGATATTGGCCTTGACGACGTTCACCCGCTGACAAAAGCGTCATATAAGCAGCTCTTCCAGGAGACGGAATTCACCTATACAGAAGAGCTTTCTCCGCTGACCGAGCTTGTTCCTGGAAAAGCGGAAGGCGAGCTTGTCGGGGGAAATCTGTCTTTGCTGACGTCTACACTGGGCACGCCATTTGAAATTGATACGAGAGGAAAGCTTCTGTTTATTGAAGATATTGACGAGGAGCCTTATCAAATCGACCGGATGCTGAATCAGCTGAAAATGGGGGGGAAGCTGACGGACGCGGCGGGAATTCTAGTTTGTGATTTTCACAATTGTGTCCCGGTGAAGCGAGAGAAGTCTCTCTCGCTTGAGCAGGTGCTGGAAGACTATATTATTTCTGCGGGCAGGCCTGCTCTGAGAGGATTTAAAATCGGCCACTGCTCGCCAAGTATTGCCGTTCCGATCGGTGCGAAAGCTGCTATGAATACAGCAGAAAAAACAGCCGTAATAGAGGCGGGCGTTTCAGAAGGGGCGCTGAAGACATGA
- the aeeB gene encoding L-Ala-D/L-Glu epimerase (Evidence 1a: Function from experimental evidences in the studied strain; PubMedId: 11747447, 11747448, 15101989; Product type e: enzyme) gives MKIIRIETSRIAVPLTKPFKTALRTVYTAESVIVRITYDSGAVGWGEAPPTLVITGDSMDSIESAIHHVLKPALLGKSLAGYEAILHDIQHLLTGNMSAKAAVEMALYDGWAQMCGLPLYQMLGGYRDTLETDYTVSVNSPEEMAADAENYLKQGFQTLKIKVGKDDIATDIARIQEIRKRVGSAVKLRLDANQGWRPKEAVTAIRKMEDAGLGIELVEQPVHKDDLAGLKKVTDATDTPIMADESVFTPRQAFEVLQTRSADLINIKLMKAGGISGAEKINAMAEACGVECMVGSMIETKLGITAAAHFAASKRNITRFDFDAPLMLKTDVFNGGITYSGSTISMPGKPGLGIIGAALLKGEKEQ, from the coding sequence ATGAAAATCATTCGAATCGAAACAAGCCGAATCGCTGTCCCGCTGACAAAGCCGTTTAAAACCGCACTTCGCACTGTGTATACGGCTGAATCAGTCATAGTAAGGATTACTTATGACAGCGGTGCAGTCGGATGGGGAGAAGCACCCCCGACGTTAGTGATTACAGGAGACAGCATGGATAGCATTGAAAGTGCCATCCACCATGTGTTGAAGCCGGCATTGCTTGGAAAAAGCCTGGCGGGCTATGAGGCCATTCTGCACGACATCCAGCATCTTCTTACAGGAAATATGAGCGCGAAGGCTGCTGTAGAAATGGCTCTATACGACGGCTGGGCGCAGATGTGCGGGCTGCCGCTTTATCAAATGCTTGGCGGATATCGAGATACGCTGGAAACAGATTATACTGTCAGTGTCAACTCACCTGAAGAGATGGCAGCTGATGCCGAGAATTATCTCAAACAAGGCTTTCAAACGCTGAAAATAAAGGTCGGAAAAGATGATATTGCAACAGATATCGCCCGTATCCAGGAAATCAGAAAACGTGTCGGATCAGCTGTGAAACTGCGTTTAGACGCTAATCAGGGGTGGAGGCCGAAGGAAGCGGTAACTGCCATTCGGAAAATGGAGGATGCGGGCCTAGGCATTGAGCTTGTCGAGCAGCCTGTCCATAAAGATGATCTCGCTGGGCTTAAAAAGGTGACAGATGCAACAGATACGCCGATTATGGCTGATGAAAGTGTTTTTACACCGCGCCAGGCGTTCGAAGTTCTGCAAACCCGGAGCGCAGACTTGATCAATATTAAATTGATGAAAGCGGGCGGCATCAGCGGAGCAGAGAAAATTAATGCCATGGCGGAGGCCTGCGGGGTGGAGTGTATGGTCGGCAGCATGATCGAAACGAAGCTGGGCATTACGGCCGCGGCGCATTTTGCGGCAAGCAAGAGAAACATCACACGCTTTGATTTTGACGCGCCGCTGATGCTGAAAACAGATGTATTCAATGGCGGCATAACATATAGCGGCAGCACGATTTCGATGCCTGGCAAACCGGGCCTCGGAATCATCGGGGCTGCGCTTTTGAAAGGGGAAAAAGAGCAATGA
- the eepC gene encoding gamma-D-glutamyl-L-diaminoacid endopeptidase (Evidence 1a: Function from experimental evidences in the studied strain; PubMedId: 15101989, 20944232; Product type e: enzyme) encodes MMHTVISAVANIWTAPDSPRPSDQFMLQPTVMIRDWLERMTYDERLGLCTDNVIQTQVLFGEKVLVTAEQGEWVSVIVPSQPSRKDPRGYPGWMKKYQLEKTKPIHTQHDVMISKPAAFLYRSNGEKEIELSFLTVLPLIAKENGYFKVSTVFGERFVRQSDAVPVSQQKGTAEDIIQTGAFFLGLPYLWGGISGFGFDCSGFMYSIFKANGYSIPRDAGDQAKAGKGVPLDDMKAGDLLFFAYEEGKGAIHHVGLYVGGGKMLHSPKTGKSIEILTLTETIYEKELCAVRRCFSE; translated from the coding sequence ATGATGCACACTGTCATATCAGCAGTGGCCAACATCTGGACAGCGCCTGATTCACCTCGTCCGTCTGATCAATTCATGCTTCAACCGACTGTAATGATCAGAGACTGGCTGGAGCGCATGACGTATGATGAACGGCTTGGATTATGTACAGACAATGTAATCCAAACTCAGGTTCTCTTTGGCGAAAAGGTACTTGTGACGGCGGAACAGGGGGAATGGGTTTCTGTGATCGTGCCTAGCCAGCCATCCCGAAAGGATCCGCGCGGATACCCGGGCTGGATGAAAAAGTACCAGCTGGAAAAAACAAAGCCCATCCATACACAACACGATGTGATGATCAGCAAACCTGCTGCCTTTTTGTACAGAAGCAATGGGGAAAAGGAGATCGAATTAAGCTTTTTGACAGTTCTGCCCCTTATTGCAAAAGAAAACGGATATTTTAAGGTTTCGACCGTTTTTGGGGAAAGGTTTGTGAGGCAAAGTGATGCAGTGCCTGTCAGCCAACAGAAAGGGACTGCTGAAGACATCATTCAAACGGGTGCGTTTTTTCTTGGCCTTCCCTACCTGTGGGGAGGGATCAGCGGGTTTGGGTTTGATTGCTCCGGATTTATGTACAGTATATTTAAGGCGAATGGATACAGCATCCCCCGTGATGCGGGAGATCAGGCTAAGGCAGGGAAGGGTGTCCCGCTTGATGATATGAAAGCCGGTGATCTGCTGTTTTTTGCTTATGAGGAAGGAAAAGGAGCGATTCATCACGTCGGTCTGTATGTAGGCGGCGGGAAAATGCTTCATTCTCCAAAGACAGGGAAGTCAATCGAAATCCTCACATTAACAGAGACAATCTATGAAAAAGAATTATGTGCGGTGCGCCGCTGTTTTTCAGAATAA
- the ykfD gene encoding putative cell wall oligopeptide ABC transporter (ATP binding protein) (Evidence 3: Putative function from multiple computational evidences; PubMedId: 15101989; Product type t: transporter), with product MRRLPLLEVSQLKMHFDAGKKRTVKAVDGVTFQIREGETFGLVGESGCGKSTLGRVLMRLYQPTEGSVTYRGTNLHALSEKEQFAFNRKLQMIFQDPYASLNPRMTVREIILEPMEIHNLYNTHKARLLVVDELLEAVGLHPDFGSRYPHEFSGGQRQRIGIARALSLNPEFIVADEPISALDVSVQAQVVNLLKRLQKEKGLTFLFIAHDLSMVKHISDRIGVMYLGHMMEITESGTLYREPLHPYTKALLSSIPIPDPELEDKRERILLKGELPSPVNPPSGCVFRTRCPEAMPECGESRPQLQEIEPGRFVACHLYRNAETKEKVR from the coding sequence ATGAGGCGACTGCCTTTGTTAGAGGTCAGCCAGCTGAAAATGCATTTTGACGCAGGGAAAAAGCGGACAGTCAAAGCTGTCGACGGGGTCACCTTTCAGATTCGTGAAGGAGAAACGTTCGGGCTAGTCGGGGAATCAGGGTGCGGGAAATCAACCTTGGGGAGAGTGCTGATGCGCCTTTATCAGCCGACAGAAGGAAGCGTGACATACCGCGGCACAAATCTTCATGCACTAAGTGAAAAAGAGCAGTTTGCCTTCAACCGCAAACTGCAGATGATTTTTCAGGACCCTTATGCTTCACTTAACCCGCGCATGACCGTTCGAGAAATTATTTTGGAGCCGATGGAGATTCATAATCTCTACAATACCCATAAAGCACGGCTTCTCGTCGTGGACGAGCTGCTTGAGGCAGTTGGGCTTCACCCCGATTTTGGCAGCCGTTATCCGCATGAATTCAGCGGCGGGCAAAGGCAGAGAATCGGGATTGCGAGAGCACTGTCGCTGAATCCTGAATTTATCGTGGCGGACGAACCGATTTCTGCACTTGATGTCTCTGTTCAAGCGCAGGTGGTCAACCTGCTGAAGCGGCTTCAAAAAGAGAAAGGGCTTACGTTTTTATTCATTGCCCATGATCTTTCGATGGTGAAGCATATCAGTGACAGGATCGGTGTTATGTACTTAGGACACATGATGGAAATTACAGAGAGCGGCACCTTGTATCGTGAACCGCTCCATCCCTATACAAAGGCGCTTTTGTCCTCGATTCCGATTCCAGATCCTGAATTGGAGGACAAGCGTGAGCGTATTCTCTTGAAAGGGGAGCTGCCGAGCCCGGTCAATCCGCCAAGCGGCTGCGTGTTTCGTACCCGCTGTCCGGAGGCGATGCCTGAATGTGGAGAATCTCGTCCCCAGCTTCAAGAAATCGAACCCGGCCGTTTTGTCGCTTGCCATTTGTATCGAAATGCTGAAACGAAGGAAAAAGTAAGATAA
- the pgl gene encoding 6-phosphogluconolactonase (Evidence 1a: Function from experimental evidences in the studied strain; PubMedId: 22960854, 28032445; Product type e: enzyme) — translation MTKYIGYVGTYTKGGSEGIYSFELDTEKKALSEPKLAAKLGNPTYVATNKNNTILYSIEKADGQGGVAAYQIDKNSGELTFLNHQLIDGPSPCHVSVDDQNQFVLTANYHSGKVHVFPVQEDGSLQSPVSEAAHTGKGPHERQEKPHTHYAGFTPEHNYVVAVDLGIDKLYTYKLKDGVLTESGSHSFAPGAGPRHIAFHPKEKYAYVMTELSNEVIALEYNPTAGEFREIQVVSAIPDDFTDNSQGSAIHVTQDGRFVYVANRGHDSIAVFEVNQYSGELAFVERVSTEGNWPRDFVFDPTEGFLVASNEETGNLVLFERDKETGRLTLLPSTVSVPYPVCVKFLHQV, via the coding sequence ATGACAAAATACATAGGATATGTGGGAACATATACAAAAGGCGGAAGCGAAGGAATTTATTCATTTGAGCTTGATACTGAGAAAAAAGCACTCAGCGAGCCAAAGCTGGCCGCTAAGCTGGGCAACCCGACATATGTGGCGACGAATAAAAACAACACCATCCTTTATTCCATCGAAAAAGCAGACGGCCAAGGCGGAGTTGCTGCCTATCAAATCGATAAAAACAGCGGCGAATTGACATTTCTGAATCATCAGTTAATTGATGGCCCTTCGCCATGCCACGTAAGCGTTGATGATCAAAATCAATTCGTACTGACTGCCAATTATCACAGCGGGAAGGTACACGTTTTTCCGGTTCAGGAAGACGGCAGCTTGCAATCACCTGTTTCAGAGGCCGCTCACACAGGAAAAGGGCCGCACGAAAGACAAGAAAAACCGCATACACACTACGCGGGGTTCACACCTGAACACAATTATGTGGTAGCGGTTGATTTAGGTATAGATAAGCTCTACACCTATAAGCTTAAAGACGGTGTGTTGACTGAATCCGGAAGCCATTCCTTCGCTCCCGGTGCAGGACCTCGCCATATCGCTTTTCATCCGAAAGAAAAATACGCTTATGTCATGACAGAATTAAGCAATGAAGTGATTGCGCTTGAATACAACCCGACAGCCGGCGAATTTAGAGAAATCCAAGTCGTTTCTGCCATCCCTGATGATTTTACAGATAACAGCCAGGGAAGCGCAATACATGTCACGCAGGACGGACGTTTTGTTTATGTCGCAAACCGCGGCCATGACAGTATCGCCGTATTTGAAGTGAATCAATATTCAGGAGAGCTGGCTTTCGTAGAAAGAGTGTCGACAGAAGGAAACTGGCCTCGTGACTTTGTATTTGACCCAACGGAAGGGTTCCTCGTTGCTTCAAATGAAGAAACAGGCAACCTTGTCTTGTTTGAAAGAGACAAAGAAACCGGCCGATTGACACTCCTCCCATCAACGGTTTCTGTCCCTTACCCGGTTTGTGTAAAGTTTTTACATCAAGTATAA
- the ddaH gene encoding N(G),N(G)-dimethylarginine dimethylaminohydrolase (Evidence 2a: Function from experimental evidences in other organisms; PubMedId: 27258038; Product type e : enzyme) yields MDVSIPKSQHKTVCRTEYGTLQKVILCKPEHMTIKDVINETQKHFEDDNIHVKTANDQHSRLVEALRSHNVEVVLLPVRDGLPEQVFTRDIGFVIGEKAFLSSMTEPIRQGEEAVIKDFFHSQGISYTRMLDTSIEGGDVIIDDDIVYVGISQRTDISAIGQLEEALPEYTIVPVKLHEKFLHLDCVFNIISESEALIYSQAIEPDAADMLAKRYDLIEVPEDEQFTLGTNVLSIGKKTIISLPGNRHVNQQLSKRGYHIIEIDLSEIIKSGGSFRCCTMPLIRGE; encoded by the coding sequence ATGGACGTATCCATCCCGAAATCTCAGCACAAAACGGTATGCCGAACGGAATACGGCACACTTCAAAAAGTGATCTTATGCAAACCTGAGCACATGACCATAAAAGATGTTATAAACGAAACACAAAAACATTTTGAAGATGACAATATTCATGTAAAAACCGCTAACGACCAGCACAGCCGCTTAGTGGAGGCACTTAGGTCACACAACGTTGAGGTCGTCCTTTTGCCCGTTCGCGACGGACTCCCAGAACAGGTTTTTACTAGGGACATAGGATTTGTCATCGGAGAAAAAGCCTTTCTGTCAAGCATGACTGAACCGATTCGCCAAGGAGAAGAAGCCGTTATAAAAGATTTTTTTCACAGCCAAGGTATCTCTTACACCCGCATGCTTGATACGAGTATTGAAGGCGGAGACGTCATTATCGATGATGACATTGTCTATGTCGGAATCAGCCAGCGCACCGACATTTCAGCTATCGGCCAGCTAGAAGAGGCACTTCCTGAATATACGATCGTTCCAGTGAAGCTTCATGAAAAATTTTTGCATTTGGACTGCGTATTTAACATTATATCTGAAAGCGAAGCGTTAATTTATTCACAGGCCATTGAGCCAGATGCAGCCGATATGCTGGCAAAACGTTATGATCTTATTGAGGTGCCCGAGGACGAACAATTTACGCTTGGCACCAACGTCCTTTCAATCGGAAAAAAAACGATCATCAGTCTCCCTGGCAACCGCCATGTCAATCAACAGCTATCGAAAAGAGGCTATCACATTATCGAAATTGACCTGTCAGAAATTATTAAATCAGGCGGCTCCTTCAGGTGCTGCACAATGCCGCTGATTCGAGGCGAATGA
- the ykhA gene encoding promiscuous acyl-CoA thioesterase (Evidence 2a: Function from experimental evidences in other organisms; PubMedId: 12426338, 18247525, 24623648, 24722906; Product type e: enzyme) produces the protein METPETRFCKESKVVKTSRVFPLDTNNHNTLFGGKLMSYIDDIASISAARHCRRETVTASMDSVDFLKPIGQKDSVCLESYVTWVGTSSMEVFVKVIKEHLMTGERELAATSFLTFVALDSNGKPVPVPRVVPETEEEIMLHNTAVQRANERKNRKRHSQALANALGTDKPW, from the coding sequence ATGGAAACACCGGAAACAAGATTTTGTAAAGAGTCAAAGGTTGTGAAAACCAGCAGGGTGTTCCCGCTTGACACGAACAACCATAATACGCTGTTTGGCGGAAAATTAATGAGCTACATAGACGACATTGCCTCTATTTCAGCGGCGCGCCATTGCAGACGTGAAACGGTAACAGCTTCAATGGATTCTGTAGATTTTTTAAAGCCGATCGGGCAAAAGGATTCTGTCTGCCTAGAGTCATATGTGACATGGGTCGGCACATCTTCCATGGAAGTATTTGTGAAAGTTATTAAGGAGCATTTGATGACTGGCGAACGGGAACTCGCTGCCACATCCTTTTTGACATTTGTCGCATTAGATTCAAATGGCAAGCCGGTGCCTGTACCGAGGGTTGTACCGGAAACAGAAGAAGAAATCATGCTGCATAATACAGCTGTACAGCGTGCTAATGAACGTAAGAACCGCAAGAGACACAGCCAGGCGCTTGCAAATGCGCTCGGAACTGATAAGCCTTGGTGA